A segment of the Aromatoleum aromaticum EbN1 genome:
CGATCAGCACGCGCCGGCCGAAATGACGGCTCGCGCGTCCGGGATGCAGAAAAGCCGGATCCTCGGCGGTCATCGCGTCGCGCCACGCGCGTTCGGGTTCCCCCCGGCTCGCGGCATCAGTGCGGCCGTGGCCGCCGCGCGGCGGCGAGCGTCGATCGTTGTCGAGTGAATCTCCCTGTCCTCCCACTTCGCGTGCCGCCCGAGCGGCGCCCCGGACACTGCGCATGCCCGCAACGGCCGGTTCGGTTCGTCGTTGCCAGCTTCGATATTGTATTGTCGCCCGCGTTCCGATTGCTTTGCGAAGGAAGATATTCGTCACGGCCCCGTGAGAAAGGCCCGGGCGATGTCGAAACGCCGCCGTTCCGTTATCCTCCCGCCGATGTCCCTGTTTGCCGCGACTTTCTCCGAAGCGTTTTCACTGCTTGCCACGTTCGACGACCGCGTCGCGGAGATCGTCGTGCTGTCGCTGCGCGTCAGTGGCGGTGCAGTGCTGATCGGCATGCTGTTCGGGTTGCCGCTGGGGGCGTGCCTGGCGATCGGCAATTTCCCCGGCAAGCACACGCTGTCGGTGCTGATGAACGGGTTGATGGGCGCGCCGTCGGTCGTCGTCGGCGTCGTCGTCTATCTGCTGCTGTCGCGCTCCGGCCCGCTCGGCGATTACGGGCTGCTGTACACCCCGGCCGCGATGGTGTTCGCGCAAAGCCTGCTGGTCATTCCGCTGATGGCGGCGATCACGCGCCAGGTCATCGAGGACGCCTGGCAGCGCTATGCCGAGGAATTGCGCATGATGCGGTTCTCGTGGTGGCAGAGCGTGACGACGCTGCTGTACGACTGCCGCCATTCGCTCGTTGTCGCGGTGCTGGCGGGACTGGGACGGGCGATGAGCGAAGTCGGCGCGGTGATGATCGTCGGCGGCAACATCGACCGCGCGACGCGCGTGATGACGACGACGATCGCGCTCGAGACGAGCAAGGGCGACCTGCCGCTCGCGATCGCGCTAGGCGTCGTGCTGGTCGTCGTGATCCTCGCGCTCAACGCGTTCGCGTTCGCGATGCGCGGCTGGGCAATGCGGCGG
Coding sequences within it:
- a CDS encoding ABC transporter permease, with the translated sequence MSLFAATFSEAFSLLATFDDRVAEIVVLSLRVSGGAVLIGMLFGLPLGACLAIGNFPGKHTLSVLMNGLMGAPSVVVGVVVYLLLSRSGPLGDYGLLYTPAAMVFAQSLLVIPLMAAITRQVIEDAWQRYAEELRMMRFSWWQSVTTLLYDCRHSLVVAVLAGLGRAMSEVGAVMIVGGNIDRATRVMTTTIALETSKGDLPLAIALGVVLVVVILALNAFAFAMRGWAMRRYG